The Apium graveolens cultivar Ventura chromosome 6, ASM990537v1, whole genome shotgun sequence genome contains a region encoding:
- the LOC141663753 gene encoding 14 kDa proline-rich protein DC2.15-like translates to MASKVLASSTALVLVLNLLFFSLVTSTTPCPPPPKPKSPKCPCTTPTPKPPATPTPKTPTTPSTPKSPTAPTPKGPTCDGLKLGVCANLLGGLLGPILGSPDKQPCCSLLQGVADLDAAVCLCTAIKANVLGIKLNIPVALSLLLNYCDKKTPDGYKCN, encoded by the coding sequence ATGGCTTCAAAGGTTTTAGCATCAAGCACCGCTCTTGTTTTAGTCTTGAACCTTCTTTTTTTCTCTCTGGTCACTTCTACTACTCCTTGCCCTCCACCACCGAAACCTAAGTCACCAAAATGCCCGTGCACAACGCCAACCCCAAAACCCCCGGCAACACCTACTCCTAAAACCCCGACAACACCAAGTACTCCAAAATCTCCCACAGCACCAACCCCGAAAGGTCCAACCTGTGACGGTCTTAAGTTGGGTGTTTGTGCTAATCTTCTTGGAGGTTTGCTTGGTCCTATCCTTGGATCCCCAGATAAGCAGCCATGCTGTAGTCTCCTTCAAGGCGTTGCTGATCTTGATGCAGCTGTTTGTCTTTGCACCGCCATTAAAGCTAATGTCTTGGGTATTAAACTCAATATACCGGTTGCTTTGAGCTTGCTGCTTAACTATTGCGACAAGAAAACTCCCGATGGCTACAAATGTAACTAA